The Lasioglossum baleicum chromosome 5, iyLasBale1, whole genome shotgun sequence genome segment TCCCCTCtttcattttaattatcatttatGCACCTTTAAAACTTCTTAGGGACGTCTGAAACACCTCCCGAATATCCTACGAACGTGTCCTGAACGTTTTTTAGACGTCAAACAGACGTCTTTGTGCTGTCTGGGTTTTGCATACTTGTTTGCTATTTTTCGTAACTATAAAAGCTGATTCAAATATTGGccggagaaagaggaagagctaCTGGAAGAGAATGTTGAATAATTGACTAAAATACGTCCGAGGAATGGGAGTACTCGATGACTGTAGTCCCCGCTGCTCCTGTTTTTACTTTAGACTTTAGATTACTTctcttaacactaaaactaccgagcctTCAAAGTAACTgttacatgttcccttataaaaattacaagattgattttaattaattaattaattatttatttattgatgccgtaaacctTGTTTggtttatttagactttgtgcggcccctattgtaatacgtgctctactaaagataccTATACAACCgttccttatgaaatcatttttattatttcaataattgtcaaataaaaaatctagaactgGTCATTTtaaccggtgatggtaggtctAGTGCTAATAACAGATTGCAGGTTCCCGTGCACACGTCAATTTTTTCCAATCACTTTGACTATTGTTTTGTATACCGCAAACCTGTCCCTGCTcaaagtcgccagattaagatttGTGTCCGCActataccttccccttctacgacgctattccccacgctACCATCGCggcctggtcacgtgacgcgtttcgtttcTGCCGTGGTACTGGATTTTTAAATTCAATCTTTTCCCCTTAATTCGTGCtccttcccctcatctggcaactCTGTCCCTCGCTCTTATCCAGAGTCACCAGATCGGGAGAATTGGCTCGAATTAAAGAGAAAaagtccctctctctctctgccagtacagaCACGTGGACGTATAACGTCGTAGAAGAGGTAAAGTGGGGAAACAAGTCTTAATTCTGGCGACTCTAATCGCGTTAGTTGCATGTTAATCGTACCGGACATTAGAATCATAAGATGGCAACGCGGGCTTGCGGTTTCGTTGTGTTTCGTCGAATTCAGGGAGTCGTCGAGTACCTGTTAATGCAAGTTTCATACGGCCAACATCACTGGACACCGCCGAAAGGTTCGTATGGCGTTTGTCATTTATCCGTGTCGCGTGTTACCGCGATCTCGATACATAACCTCTTATCTAGAGAAATTCGTCTTACTTACGTATCTGCTTCTCAACAGCTTATCTTGTAAttacgattagactgcggatcgtatGGTTTCGCGGACTAATGTCTagctattttatattatttcgaaCCTTCTAAGATTGAAATTTTGCAATGCGAACTGCGAAAAGGTAAACGCAGTCCTACATAGATTGTGGTGTGTTTTTGACATTATTGTCGCAGGTCATGTCGATCCCGGCGAATCGGATATGCAGACCGCACTTCGTGAAACAGAAGAGGAAGCAGGCTTGGTAGCTACCGATCTGAAAATCTACGAAAACGCGAAACAAGAGCTAAATTATATTGTGAACGGACAGCCAAAAATTGTCATCTACTGGCTAGCAGAGCTGATCAACCACGACAAGCCTGTCAGTTTGTCGCACGAACATCAAGCGTTCAGCTGGCTGCCGCTCGAAGAAGCCTGTTCCACAGCCCAATTCGAAGAAATGCAGAAAACGTTGAGAACCTTCAACAATTATATATCGAAAAACCTCTCCTAACGCAATTATCTTTGGAAATAcatctataactctgtaaacGTGCATTTTTTTACACGCCACTATCAACATGAATAATATAGCGCGGATTTCCGAACTCCTGTTtctgaaatttatatatttaacccTCGTCCGAGATCGAAATCGACATAGgagtggtaaaagatcgatgaaataacaataaggtatataaacaattatttttcaatattttattcaaatcgaTGAATTAACATTTACATagggctgaaataaataagacGATATAGGGTTAGAGTTAGACGATAGTCTTGTTTTAACATTGCTACAATCAATCTGCCAGTGAATCCTTTTATCCTTTAACATTGCAgtaataattttcaataaattctgccAGAAAATAATTGGTTATTATTCATTCCCTGACACTATGCAGTCGCATGAAATACTAAAAAACAATTCAAGAGCTAAAAAATTGGTTGCAAACGTGGGAATGTATCAATTTATTgatgtaagatgaaaaatattgaatattcattacagcagcaaatgattcgtgccgctttccccataagacgcaatacaaattccggcacgaattatttgctcttcctaaacgtccgtacagcgccatttcatgcagcggcaaaacgctcaaacttttagccaaatgttaccgacagagtACAGGTCGGTAACCACGCCATCTAGCGGTAGATTCGGAACTAATTTTGGCTatcagtttgagcgttttgccgctgcatgaaatggcgctgtacgAACGTTTAGGAAGAGCAAATAAGTCGTGCCGGactttgcattgcgtcttatgggaaaagcggcacgaatcatttgctgctgtaatgaatatccaattctcttgatttttcatcaataaatgtaaatataatgtgtCAGTGGAGTAGTAACCAATTAATTTCTGGCagaatttactgaaaattgttacggttagaaattattcatagaattatttataaaattatttacaattatttacatACCTCGTTTGGGCCGCTCGAATGCATTAGAGGTCGCGTACTTGTGCAGAGAGGCAATTCGCGACAGGCGAGAATCCTCGAGGTCggagcaattgcaattttacaaGTAAGTTTACAAAATAGTAAGCTCCTTAGCAAATATTTCGGAACGTTGCTTTGACGGAAGCaacataatttttcaaatattcataataactcTTGCTTCTGAAGAGACAAATTCCCAGTAATCTTTTCCCTTGGGAAGCTTTGCTTTTAGTAAAATTTCCATTAGTCTGCAGTGTGAAATATATTCACAATAGCGAACAGTTTGCTTATCGagtgaaaaatatgaaatcgtTGATTGAAAGTCCCGTCATTTTGCAAGTGTAAGCGAATGTTATTCCGACAAACTAACGAGTCTTTTCTGCTAGGATTTGTAGAATATTGAATCCGTGGTCGTTGCTTGAATATATAGCTTTGCGTGCCCAGGTGTTGCTCGAGAGAATGAGATCACCGGGCACGTCGAAAATGTTTCATATTTCAATATGTGTGGCGATTGACAATAGCAGGTGTCGTACATTATGTATTTTCCACTTGTGTGCGTGCGCGTGTGGTTAGGCTGCATGTGGAACTGCGTCGGTTCTTAAACATTAATATTTCGAATCCAGTTGCATATATTCCTCTTGGACTGTAATATGCTGCATAGGCCATTGTGGACGTAcgtaattttctaatttaataaaaatcagcACCTtattcccagatagcacacgacgtcttcaagacgtccattttacgtctattttatGTTAGGTTAGTCTTACATCCTAAAAAGACGTGTTTAaaaccataaacagtgtggtttttacttacccataatctagcagtgttagcattggtattatttgttcgagttagtgttttcgcttcaatttcaattccaagttcaattccaatttcaattccaatttcaattccaagttcaattccaatttcaattcccatttccatttcaattccaatttcaattccaagttcaattccaatttccatttcaattccaatttcaattcgaatttcaatttcaatctcaattccaatttcaatttttattgtgattttaattgtaattgaaatttttatttttattatctttattgtgattttaattgcgattgttactttaattatatatatataactcgtGACCGAAAGGGCTAATGTACAAAATCCCGTGCAGCAGCTGATACAgccattattttcaattttgtcaAGTCAAGCAAGCATTcccaattaaatatataatttatttttgtcgATTCGCAAATATTAATAGAGGCTCGCAAGACCCCCAAATTAAATATGTGAAGTCTATCCATGTCGATTCTGAGGAATTCTTCTCAATTCACAAATATTAAGTGGCTCATAAAACTCCCCGATTACAATCACAATTAACAGTCGAGtaaataatagtaaaataatgtaatagtaaAAGTGAAAAAATAATTCTTGTCTTGAATTCGATCGCAATCGCAATGACCGCAGCCATTTTCAATCTATACAAATACAATTAAAATCTGCATATCGAGTGGGCAACTATTCTTCAAagcatcttttttattttgtgtttcttcattataattttttatcggAATGAAGACAAATGAGTAATGGAAGAATGAATGCAATTGTAACAAGAAACTTGAGACTTTCTGTAATGATACCTGACGCTCTGTTGATCCGATTTCGATCTACAATGTACCCATGCGAGGACAGATTTCTGTGTTTccgataatttattttattcttagCAAACACAACGAATagcatttcatttcatttatatAATTGTATTATTTGTAGCTGTATCGTGTGTTCTCCATTGCACGTATTATTTGTTCTACaatttaattcactgtatgtcCATTTCAGCGTGTTAATTGTAATTGCAGAATGGGTTAACTAGCCATTACATGTTTTAGATACACGTTAGGCGGGTTGGTAGAATATTAATTAGCTAAGAGAAATTTATTGGGAATAGTACaaaacaatacaaaattacaaatagaaaatgaaagaatataaaatgaatatggGGGAAAAAAAATATGAGGGAAATTATGTGCATACAGTAATCGAAAGTAGAGTACTATCAAACATGTCTCGCAAAGATAGAATTAATTTGTCAATTTTCCGTCGGGTGGAAcgttaataaaataaacaaaagaGTGGGCGGGTTCTGCATAATAATCATACAATATGTGATTGACCAAAAACAACGCCGATCGCGCGGTCTATAATACTCTGTACTCTACAGAATAGTTTCTCTCTACTACTCTATACTCTACTCTCTACTGAAATCAACTCTTCGCGGACCAGAACTTTCGAAACTATTAAAAACATTCTTAGCGAACTAAAACACGTGTATAATACGTTCCCGGTCATAGATATTAGAACCCCTacgaatttaatataataatatcttCTTCGAGATACACTGTGCCCACTTTGAAATCAACTTGTTTTACTGTTCCAATTTTCATCTACTCGTTTCTATCATAAAACTTGGAAAGTTTTACAAAGACTCGCAATTACCGCGATAAATCTAGACTTCCCTATTCTTATATTATGGGCACTGGTAcgacagcgaacgtgttaaatgaATTTCTTGCGAATTGTCGAAATTTTAGCCGCAAGAAAGATTGGAAAAAATGTGATACGGCGGATAGTGGGACTCAGTGGGATcagagaactttcgatagaaatgagatagagcgatgattttctctaaaattgaagctgaaactttgcagaatatgggaaaaattggtaacccactagtttgaaggtatgtatattgtattctcatatacagggtgagtcaacgTTGCCAccacaaatatctttgttgtttttaaagaaacGTCAAAGGACAAAGtttgtctgaaggacaaagttgaatggttcagcGGGGCTCacacatgataccaaaaatatttttgtttttatgtgattttttgatagatatcaaggtcaccttcatttttttaaatggaagcaccctttttgaaacacctacaatgatagtccctttcaatACCCATGCACGTACAAACTTTCTAAGTAGCTTctagtccatataacagacaTAGAGCATTATTATTTTGaattaaccattaaaaattcgcagtctactcgttaatcgctcactaattttcgaagccccttatttgtaaacttcatacttaggctttaaaaacaacaaaggtaTTTGAgctggcaacgttaggtgactcaccctgtataaaacacattaaaaataaccacaatgaagtatttgaacgtttacttgacACGTATCTCATGTATGT includes the following:
- the Apf gene encoding purine phosphoribosyltransferase family protein Apf — translated: MATRACGFVVFRRIQGVVEYLLMQVSYGQHHWTPPKGHVDPGESDMQTALRETEEEAGLVATDLKIYENAKQELNYIVNGQPKIVIYWLAELINHDKPVSLSHEHQAFSWLPLEEACSTAQFEEMQKTLRTFNNYISKNLS